The Rattus rattus isolate New Zealand chromosome 8, Rrattus_CSIRO_v1, whole genome shotgun sequence genome contains the following window.
CCTCTGACAACAGCTGCTTGGCTACTCTGCTTACCTGAATAGCTGCAAAGGCCAAGGCTGCCCAGATAACATGCATCAGGATTTCTTGTAGCTTCTTCACAACAAGAGCCTCGCAGCCCTGGGAACACACAGCCTGGTTAGACTTGTCTTTGAAGAGAAAGTTGCAGACACACAGATTGCTACTCATTGGCAACAACGGAAAGGAGAACTACTGATCAAAGCTGTTTACAAATGGGCacttaaaacaaaagacaacacaGTTATTCAAAGGACTGAAAAAGTCAGGTGGGGACTAGAGTGTGAAAACCAGATCAAACTTACCTCAGCATAGAGGTCGGAGGGGTTGGCCAGGCTGCCATTACAGCTTTTGGCAGTCTCTCTGCAGCAGCTAAGAGGAACactctggttttttgtttctttgaaccaATCTGTATTTTCCCAGTCTGAATAGTTATGAATTCCACAACAGTGCAACTGGATAAGAGAGAGATTCCTCAGGTGATGCAGGTGTCGGCTGAGCTTCAGGCAGAGCTTTAACAAGCTACTCCAGGTCAGTGACACCCAGCAGAGCTGTCTACAGTGAGTGAAGAGCACACATCTGTGCCGTCCAGCATGTAGCCACTAGACACACTGGGGATGAACTGAACACTAAAACCTGGTTAGTGTGACTggagatgaattttcaaattcaaTTTAGATGTCATTATAAGTTCCAAGATCTATACTTGAAAAGTACATCACCTAAAAGAGTTTCTTACTAAGAAATCTTCGGATCTTcgttgggggtgtggggtggagcTGACTATTTtacatattgtatatgtgtgtggatatgggcATGCAAGTGCAGGTTAACTATGGAAGCCTGCGGTTGTGCCCTAAAACGAGAGTTGCAGGTGGTTGGAAACTGTCCAACAAGGATACAGGGAAcgaaactcagatcctctgcaaaatAATACAtgatcctaaccactgagctgtttcaGCCTATTCAGTTGAATTAAATATCATTTCCAATGGCAAAATGCTTAACAAGTTTTGTTTGAAATGGGTGTGACTTACTTTAAGCAAATAAAGCAAAAAATGTTGAATAAGACTGGTGAAAAGCAGTGAATGTGGAAGCAGGGCTGTGGACATGCTCTTACAGCTGTGGGGTTAGTTCGTCCTGGCTGTGAAGGTTCACACAACCCACATGACAGGAGAGCTAGTGTCGGTGTGGACACCGTCAGGGAGGCTCACCTGTCTCTGCACATAGTCAATAGCACGGCTGGCAGCATCAGAGTTGGTCCCGTTGTAGGTCTTATACACTTTCTGAATGCTACGATCAACCTCATTCTCCACCTGAATCAACAAAGATTCCATCCCTCAAAAACACTGCTCTACTAACATCAGCCAAGGTATGTTTGCAAGATTCCAATATATTCTGTATGTACACTTACAGCAAGAAAAAGACTTCCTGTTCCATTTAGATTCAAATAGTTCAGATCTATGACATCACACAGGCTAATAGCTTTCAAAAAGTCTATGCAAAGAAATCTAGCATAACAAGTCACTCAAAAGGGACAAGCATCTATGTACTGGGCAGATGTCCCACAAGTATCTATCAAatgtctaaataaaaaaatacatcagCCCTCATCTATATTGAGAAAAGAAGTTTTATAAGTAAATGCCAATTAATCTTAGATGTATTAAAGCAGCAGTTTCactgaaataaaacaatgaaaatgctGACTTTGGTCAACTGAACCTGTTTTACTTTACCTGGAAAGCTTAAGCCAACTTTCAGAGCACTAGGTGAATGAGGCACAGGGGACAACATACCTTTGCTCTGTACACATATCCCAAAACCACAACTACTACTTCTGTGACGAAAACCAAGAGCAGGATGAAGACAAACTGTaaagaaaacaccagaaaagaaagttctaaATAGtctctacattaaaaaaaacttacatgGGACAGTCTCCAAAGGTTTAAGGCATGTGTTAATAACTCTGGTATAAGTTATAAGAACAAGGCACCTACATCTACAGAACTTCCTCTCAATCCAAGATAGAGAACCAGATAAACAGCCCTCCTAGTCCAGCCCGTGAAGAATGAAGTGCTAACTTACCGTGGCCAGCCCACAGCGGCTCTCCCGGATTGTAGCACAGCAGCCGATCAGGCCAATGATGAAGAGCAAGGCCCCTACGGCCATGATCACCACGGCAGGGAAGAGCGTGTACACATCCTCAAAGAAGTGGTCATAGTCGTCGTAAGTGATGAAGACATAGGCTCCcacgtagcagaggatgccagCCGCCCCCTGTAAGAGCAGTGAAAACACTGGGTCTCACTCACAGCTTCtatgctctctttttttctgagagtgtgtctgtgtatcccaGCGAACCCTGAATTGCTGCTCTTCGTGCCTCCACTTCAAGAGTGGGGCTGCAGTGGGCACTACCACCCGCCTTAGCTCAGGTGGTGCTGGGCTCCATCCAGGGCTCTGCTCATATGATAcacacattctaccactgagctgtcttcaacCCAGGAGGTTATTAATTCCATCATTCTTAAATCAGTAAAGCTAGAACATTCCTGATTCATTATTGAAATTCCTTGGACACTTGGGAGTCATGGGAGCTGGAACACTTAAAGGGAAGATGGGCGCAGAAAGACTTATTCCAGCTCCAGGCCCCTTCATGCAGTCTCCATCACTTTTGGTTCGTTAGCCTTAGGCCCCAgctctatgcacacacacacacagttccaagCTATGCTAAGCTGTTTGCTCTAAGGAGCAGAACTCAGTGTTTTAATGCAAGTATGATTACTCCATCTTTGAAAACGTAAACATATAAATCTTCAAGCTAGTGCAGTTCCCACAATAACATTAATGACTTATAATCCTCTGAACCTAAAAACtcagtctgggggttggggatttagctcagtggtagagcgcttgcctaggaagcacgaggccctgagtttggtccccagctcgaaaaaaaagaagaagaaaaaaaaaaaaaaaactcagtctGAGGCTGGAAGGTTCAGTGCCTGGACACCACAGACCTATCATAGCACAGCAGTACAATCACATCTGGAGACGGTGGCTCCGGTCACCTGATTTATACAtgaacacaagcatacacacacacacacacacacacacacacacacacacacacacacacacacgcacgcacacacacacgcaccccacacccacttggtttgtttttgagacagagtttctctgtgtaggcccagcctggcctcaaactgagacccaccagcctctgcctcccaggccctGGAATTAAAAACGTGCACCACCACCGAAGctcacaattttttttctaatgcaaAGAAACTTCAGGGAGTGCTCTAGGTGTCGCCTACCCACCAGCCTTATTTGTGTACTCAAACTATTCTTCAAAAATTGAATATACTAAttgagaataataaataaaaatgagaataaagagTTGTTTAACATCatctctcctccacttccttttcttctcttccctggcTACAGATAATTCCCTTCTCATCACAGGGTTTTCAGCTCCAAGGTGCTGCTGTCACACCTCACTTCTGCCTGGAGTCCCAGCAAACTACCCTTTGTCACCTTACAGAAGCACATGTCTTAATCTGGTCAACCCCTCAACCTTAATCCCTgactctcccctttcccctaaTACGTTCTTTATGTTACTATTGTTAAAAATATGAACAGGGCAAGGCCTAACTTGCATGAGGAttatgaaaatttttttttttttccggagctggggaccgaacccagggccttgtgctcgctaagcaaacgctctaccgctgagctaaatccccaacccctatgaaaattttaataatctAAATTGTTCTGTCTGCTTTGCATTCTGAAGTCTTCACCCTTCATATATTGCAAACAAAATTGACATACACATCCCCTCACTTCTTCACCAACCACTCCATTGCAGTCTTACTAATTCAGAGGCAGCCTAAGGATCACTGCTTCCTCATGGAAGCTATTCTTTTTTAAACCCTCTGCATATTAAATGGCTGTTGGTTacgatattttttttaaagatttatttattttatgtagctgagtactctatctgcatgtatacctacCTACatgccagaaaagagcatcagatcccattacagatggttgtgagccaccatgtggttgctgggaattgaactcagaacctctggaagaacagtgtgctcttaactgctgagccgtctctccagccccattaagGAGGGCCATTCTCAACTATTAACCCTTCATCCATTCACATATTAGCAAACACAAACAGGGTGTTTTCCATAATGGCTgcagtttaactttttttttaagccatggggttggggttgggtttttcctagacaaggtttctccatgtagccttggctgtcctggaactccctttgtagactgggctggtctcaaattcatacTTCATTTCTTATATACCTCCTGGGCACAAATTGTGCCTGTTTCTTTCAGTCATACGCCACCTTATGTATCCATTCAAACAGCGCCTGGTGCAAGTGGGTATCAAAGTTTACAGAGAAAACCTCACGGTAACCTCCAGCTCTACATAAAGGAAGGCTGGCTATGGCTGGCTTGTACATATTTCCTCACCAGTCCAGCCAATGCTCACAGCTGTCAGTCCACTATTCAAATACAACTTGGAAACTAATTGTTTACTGATTCTGATGGCCACCACCTCTAGGACAGATTGCTAAGTTGTAATTACTAGCTTACCATTAAAACAAACACTACACTAAGAGCTACCGGGCCTGTTGGATTCGCCTACTGATTTGCTTTTGGGGTATGTCACAGTGAGATGAGCAAAAAGATAGACCCTAACAGTCTGGAAATGTGTGAAGTCTTTGACAATAAAGATGAGCCCTAACAATCTGGAAGTGTGTGGAGTCTGTAACAATGAAGATGAGCCCTAACAGTGTGGAAGTGTGTAGAGTCTGTAACAATGAAGATGAGCCCTAACAGTGTGGAAGCATGTAGAGTCTGTAACAATGAAGATGAGCCCTAACAGTGTGGAAGTGTGTAGAGTCTATAACAATGAATgctcttttttaaacattttcttaactattatttatgttatatagtcacaaatatacatatataatgcatCTTACTAAAGCAAATAATTCAGTCTTCAAATTGAATTAAATCTTAAACATGAATTAATTAAATTGTGCCAATTGCTTTCATTAAGCACACTTTACACAAGAACTGAtccaaattacaaataaaaatcaaatattgttCAAAATGAGCTCACTGGAGAGATGTgtactgcacttccagaggatgacaagtttggttcccagtatccacactgggtggctcaaaACTGTCCATAACACCTATTCTTGTTCTGGGCAATCTAGTGCCCACTTCTGGTCTCCACGGGCAACTGCATCCACACGTGCACACGCCACATACGtctacataattaaaagtaaatcccTTAAAAGTAattcaatgttttaaaagtttctatTTAAGCATAGTGTTCTAACATATTGTGTCATTGGGCCCAGCTAGTAGGATAAAGTTTTAGCCTAGATAAAtctgaataaaaaaatgtaacaagaaGATAATGGTACTCCAAAGTTAATATAAAGTACAGGGTACTGAGGACCCACCtgcattttagaaataaaataatgagtttttaATCTGAAAAGGTTTCTGTGAAACTCGCACTTAGTATGCCTGGAATGGCCAAGTGACGTGTCGCTCAGGCTCCTCTCTGACCAGAGTGACGCACCATCTAAAACTAAGTGTGAGAAGGCAGCAGAACAAATCAAAACTAAATGCAAGAAAAGCCCAGCGGAGGCACAGCCTGAGATCGCACTTGTAAACACTGCTTACTGTCTGAAAGGTGACAGATGATTCAGTCTGTGCTGCAAACCATCGACAGGCAGTTCTCGAGGGAGAGAGTATAACAGTGTCCATTCTTCAACATCAGTAGGAAGTAACACAGCAGTTAGTCACAGAGTGTGTGCACTCACTGCTGACAGGACTGTATGAACAGGAGTGCTGTCTCTTCCAGATGACTTTTGAAAACAGAGTAATTGTTCACTTCAAACAGTGGCTGAATAACCTAAATAATGTTAAGTACCTGCCTTAATGACAATCAAGAGAGCTGAACTAACAAGGTAAATAATTTGCAAGGTCAGTTGCAGGGAGGAACACAGTAGTTCCTACCAGTGATGGAAAGTCTGTAGTCAGTTTGGCTCTTAATGCAGATGTGACATTActtaaaaagcaacagaaaattaaaaggtgAGCTTGGTTAAATCCTGTTTGCGGAGCACTGATGAGATTGGATCAGGACTTTGCCAACAAAGCAGctacagaggagaggagaggagaggatggaggaggggagggaggaggatgcaGTAGCAGGCAAAGCAATGTGGAGCTTAGAAGCTGCTGAGTAGTCTGTCAGAGTTGAGAGAATCTGGGTCTATAAGGAGGATCTGTGCCAGGGCAGGGTAGTAAAAATAACCTTCCTTTTTACAAAGAAGTAAAGGGAAATTCAGGGGAAA
Protein-coding sequences here:
- the Tspan3 gene encoding tetraspanin-3, coding for MGQCGITSSKTVLVFLNLIFWGAAGILCYVGAYVFITYDDYDHFFEDVYTLFPAVVIMAVGALLFIIGLIGCCATIRESRCGLATFVFILLLVFVTEVVVVVLGYVYRAKVENEVDRSIQKVYKTYNGTNSDAASRAIDYVQRQLHCCGIHNYSDWENTDWFKETKNQSVPLSCCRETAKSCNGSLANPSDLYAEGCEALVVKKLQEILMHVIWAALAFAAIQLLGMLCACIVLCRRSRDPAYELLITGGTYA